From a single Lolium rigidum isolate FL_2022 chromosome 7, APGP_CSIRO_Lrig_0.1, whole genome shotgun sequence genomic region:
- the LOC124679294 gene encoding FCS-Like Zinc finger 2-like codes for MAASVASSFFFDDEPAGERGMAAMDACALCTKPLAREKDIFMYRGDTPFCSDECRHKQMRDDAVCERHATRRLRPYSSVPESHRGQRESVEVSVGS; via the coding sequence ATGGCGGCATCTGTAGCCAGCTCTTTCTTCTTCGACGACGAGCCAGCCGGCGAGCGCGGCATGGCCGCCATGGACGCATGCGCGCTCTGCACCAAGCCGCTGGCGCGCGAGAAGGACATCTTCATGTACAGAGGGGACACCCCCTTCTGCAGCGACGAGTGCCGCCACAAGCAGATGCGAGACGACGCCGTCTGCGAGAGGCACGCTACCCGGAGGCTGCGGCCGTACTCGTCCGTGCCGGAGTCCCATCGTGGGCAGCGAGAGTCCGTGGAGGTGTCCGTCGGGAGCTGA
- the LOC124669781 gene encoding FCS-Like Zinc finger 3-like — MAASVASSFFFDDEPAGDRGMAAMDACALCAKPLAREKDIFMYRGDTPFCSDECRHKQIRDDAVCERHAARRLRPYSSVPESLLGQPVSGEVSVGS, encoded by the coding sequence ATGGCGGCATCTGTAGCCAGCTCTTTCTtcttcgacgacgagccggctggCGACCGTGGGATGGCCGCGATGGACGCGTGCGCGCTCTGCGCCAAGCCGCTGGCGCGCGAGAAGGATATCTTCATGTACAGAGGGGACACCCCCTTCTGCAGCGACGAGTGCCGCCACAAGCAGATTCGGGACGACGCCGTCTGCGAGAGGCACGCTGCCCGGAGGCTGCGGCCATACTCGTCCGTACCAGAGTCCCTTCTTGGGCAGCCTGTGTCCGGGGAGGTGTCCGTTGGGAGCTGA
- the LOC124679404 gene encoding FCS-Like Zinc finger 2-like, protein MAASVASSFFFDDEPAGERGMAAMDACALCAKPLAREKDIFMYRGDTPFCSDECRHKQMRDDAVCERQAARRVRPYSSIPESLLGQPGSGEVSVGS, encoded by the coding sequence ATGGCGGCATCTGTAGCCAGCTCTTTCTTCTttgacgacgagccggcaggcGAGCGCGGCATGGCCGCGATGGACGCGTGCGCGCTCTGCGCCAAGCCGCTGGCGCGCGAGAAGGACATCTTCATGTACAGAGGGGACACCCCCTTCTGCAGCGACGAATGCCGCCACAAGCAGATGCGGGACGACGCCGTCTGCGAGAGGCAAGCTGCCCGGAGGGTGCGGCCGTACTCGTCCATACCGGAGTCCCTTCTTGGGCAGCCTGGGTCCGGGGAGGTGTCGGTCGGGAGCTGA